The following are from one region of the Natronosporangium hydrolyticum genome:
- a CDS encoding HAD family hydrolase, whose amino-acid sequence MSAPVVGFDLDLTLIDTRAGIAATYRALAERSGVAVDTDAVVSRIGIPLAEEVAHWFPADQVDTAVQTFRELYPAHAIEVSRALPGAAAAIAAVRDQGGRVVVITSKLDRLATAHLTHLGIEVDAVCGNRFGDGKVAALREYGAHSYVGDHLADVRSARAAQVTAVAVATGPYDATALAAAGADVVLPDLRGFPEWLARAPIAQDSPNATR is encoded by the coding sequence ATGAGCGCGCCGGTGGTGGGTTTCGACCTCGACCTGACCCTGATCGACACCAGGGCCGGGATCGCCGCGACCTACCGGGCGCTCGCGGAGCGCAGCGGAGTCGCGGTCGACACCGACGCGGTGGTCTCCCGGATCGGGATCCCGCTCGCCGAAGAGGTGGCGCACTGGTTCCCGGCCGACCAGGTCGACACCGCCGTGCAGACCTTCCGGGAGCTCTACCCGGCACACGCGATCGAGGTGAGCAGAGCGCTGCCCGGCGCGGCGGCGGCGATCGCCGCGGTGCGCGACCAGGGCGGCCGGGTCGTCGTGATCACCTCGAAGTTGGACCGGCTCGCCACCGCCCACCTGACGCACCTCGGGATCGAGGTCGACGCGGTCTGCGGCAACCGGTTCGGCGACGGCAAGGTCGCCGCGCTGCGCGAGTACGGCGCCCACAGCTACGTCGGTGACCACCTCGCCGATGTCCGGTCGGCCCGCGCCGCGCAGGTCACCGCAGTTGCGGTCGCCACCGGCCCGTACGACGCGACCGCGCTCGCCGCGGCCGGCGCCGACGTGGTCCTGCCCGACTTGCGAGGCTTTCCGGAGTGGCTCGCGCGGGCGCCGATTGCCCAGGACTCGCCGAACGCCACGCGTTAG